GGTAGAAGAAAACcgtaaaagaaaagaaattatTTCCACATGTTACTGTCATTCATCCATTCATTTCTCTTTACGCGCGGGCTTCTTCACCACCACGCTCTTGAATCCGTTGCTGCCCACCGCGGTTTCCTTTGCCGCCTCGTTGGCCGCGCTGTTGACCTTCTCCGGATCCCTCTCCACCACCAAGGGTAAGCTGGGCGGTGGCTAACCGGTTGGAGAGATCCATCTGGGTGCGGATGGTGTTGGCAAGGTAGGACACCACCAGGACGTCCTGgatgtggttgttgctgcgTTTGGTTAGATGAATATCAACAAGAGACATATAATAGCAATGAAAACGTACAAGTCGCGTTCAATGTCAGCCGGCTCCACCTTGGGTGCCAACGCGAGAGCGTTGAGAAGGAACTGGCCCAGTGCTGTCGAAGCAGGAGCCTCTTCGTCAATAACAGACTCAACGTATCTCGAGACACGGTCGATCATGCCAATAACCTCCTCGACTGCGCGCTCCAAAGCCTCGATATCGGTGAAGATGTTGGCGGTCCGGTTCTCTGCGTCCTTGGCGTTGGCGACAGCCTCCAATCCACTCTTCTCAGCCTCACCATACCGGATCTCATAAGGGACGGGAACGAAAGCGGCGCTGTCGGCGGCCCGCTCAGCAGTCACGCCGACGGGGGCGGAGATGTAGGCACGGGTCTCGATGTCCTTCCCGGGTTCCGTAGAGACAGTCAGGTGAACAGCGGGGTGAGGCCAGGTACCGTCACCTTGGCCACTGTAGAAGTTCTGGATCAAAGCGGAGAAGGTGTTCAACTCGGACGATGTGGCGTACCACCCGACAAGGAATTCCTTCGGGTTGGCCTTGAGATGCAGCGCGAGCATCTGCTTCTGGTACTCCATGTCCACCTCGACTTGGTCTGTCGTCTCTGTGTGTCCGACAGCAAAGGTGCTGCGGATTTCCACCTCGGTTCCATCTTCAGATCTCGTTCCAAGCAGGGTTCCGATGACACGCTCCTGGTCGGCGTTGCGACGGAGGGAATGGTCCAGGATGGAGAAAAGCGCCTACCCTCGTTAGCCAGCCTTCCACCCGACGGCAGCCTCGTCTTGATTGCGACGACCGGCACAAACATACCTGAGGCTGGATAACGACGTTCAAAGGAGCGGTCGATGGTGCAGACCCCACTGTTGCTGGGCCCAGAGGGCGAGCAAGGTGAACAAAAGAATCGGTTCCGGCCATGGTGAAGAAGTATATCAAATAATTCCCGGCTCTCTGCTCGCTTCCTAGCTCAATCAGTCCCTCTCAGCTGAAGATTAGAGATTGTGCCGGTTGAGGTGGAGTTCTTTTTGCTCTCTGATTCTTTCCGCCCGCTGGAACTTCGGCGGCTCAAAATGTGTGTGGGAAATTTCGCGCTAAGATAAGATAAGCCCGCGAGCAAAAAAAGAGCGAAAAATAAGGTACATACAACCACGCCAACATCACAGCGCATTGCCTATTCAAGCTCAATTTATTTTATCTGAATCTCACTTTTATATTATTACCAGGAGAATATGGCACCTCCTCGTGGCAGAGGTGGTCGGGgcagagggagagggagaggaggagccTCGCGAGGTCGCAGAGATGGCTTCTCGAGTGCGCGAGTCGCAGCGATAGAGTGAGCATTGCGCTTCTGTCTATAGAACTGACAAAGCTAATGAATCTGCTAGGTCAGATGACTCCTCGGAAGAAGGAAGCGAACCGCCCGAAGAACAGTCGGATAGTGAACTTGAAAACGGCGAACCCATGGATGTCGGATTATCAGacagcgaggaagaagaccaGCAAACCGACCGACCGTATAACGAATTGCTCCAGTTGCTCCAACCAACCGCCGAATCTAAAGGACCAGCCcgaaagaagaggaagattgAGAATTCAAGAGACGAGGAATTGGTGCCGGAAGTCAATGATGAGGCAGAGGAGGAGATAGAAGACGACCTAGAGGCCCTAGAAGATGACCTAGAGGCCCAGGAACCTACGGACGATGAGAATGAGGATGACAAGGGTGAcagcgacgatgaagatggtAATTACTTTCCACCCATTTGGTTGTGCGTAAGCTGACTTTCTCAGCCACCGATCCTTTCGACTCACATTTCTCTGTCCCAACCGAAGACGACCTATCTCCGAAGATCCAAGCAGTGGAGAAGAATAACTGGAATATGGCGAAGAAGGAGATCAATGGTTTGCGATTGATTCGCGGTGTTCCGAAGCACGACGGAAGTGAGGCTACTTTACTACCTGCGATGAAGAGCATGGCGAATGTCAAGGTAAGTGGCATAGGGACTGTGACTTTCAAGTATACTAATACATCAACAGCTCAAAAGAAAACTGGTATCTCCCGCCAAGGAGTACATCCCCAGCATTGAAGGTCACGCCCAGCACCTTGCGCCATACATCTTCGACTATCAGGACGTTTTGTACGGCGCCAGGACGAGTGAAAACCAGGAAGCCTTGCGGGATCTTTTGGCTGTCCACGCCGCGAACCATGTGATCAAAACTCGAGACCGCGTGTTGAAGAACAACGCACGCAATGCCAAAGATCCGGACAACGACCTCGACCTTCGAGACCAAGGATTCACAAGGCCGAAAGTGCTCTACCTCCTGCCTACGCGACAAGCTTGTGTGCGTGTGCTCGAGTCTCTTTCCAAATTCTACCAACCAGACCAGCAAGAGAACAAGAAGCGGTTCATGGATACATTCTCCGGGCCTAGAGATCAGGGTTGGGAGAATAAGCCTGATGATTTCAAGGACCTGTTTGGCGGGAACGACGATGACATGTTCCGTTTGGGTCTGAAGTTTACCCGTAAGACGGTCAAATATTTTGCGAAATTCTACAACTCGGATATGATCCTGGCGAGTCCACTTGGGTTACGGACCATCATGGACCAAGCAGAGTAAGCTTTCTGAATCGGCAAGGTTTTCTACTCCTCTAACTCATGTTGCAGTGCCAAAAAACGAGACCACGACTTTCTGTCATCGATAGAAGTGGTGATTGTCGACCACGCGGACGCACTGCAAATGCAAAACTGGGACCACGTCGACTACGTTCTGCAACACCTGAACCAGCAGCCAAAGCAAGCACACGGATGTGACTTCAGTCGTGTACGGTCGTGGTACCTGGACAACCAAGCGCGACACGTCCGACAAATGGTCGTGGCGTCTTCATACGTGACACCAGAGATCAACTCGGTCTTCTCATCGCACATGCAGAACGTAGCCGGCAAGATCAAGGCCACGCCAGTTTATAATGGTGCGATCACAGAAGTGCCACTGCCCGTATCCCCGAAACAGACGTTCGCACGGTTCGACTGTCTCAGACCAGACAAAGACCCCGATGCGCGATTTAAGCATTTCACCACAACTATTCTCTCATCGCTGGTCAAGGACATTACGGCCGGGCGCGGCAGGAACCCAACCGCAGGGGGTATATTGATTTTCATCCCGTCGTACTTGGACTTTGTCCGTGTGCGCAACTACTTTGCGACATCGCAGCAGACAATTAACGTGTCTTTCGGCGCGATCTCCGAATACACTGAGGGGCGGGACATGATGCGTGCACGATCGCATTTCATGAACGGGCGACACTCGGTCTTGCTGTATACTGAGCGTTTGCATCACTTCCGACGATTCGACATCCGCGGCGTCAAGCGCATTGTCATGTACGGTGTGCCGGAGAACCCAATCTTCTGGAAGGAGATTGTCGGGTTCCTGGGGATAGATCCGACGGAAGTCGTTGAGAATGCGGAGAGAGGGGTGCGCGCGATTTTCTCCAAATGGGATGCGATGAAACTGGAGCGGATTGTAGGAACGGAGCGGGTTGGGAATATGTTGCGGGAGCGGGGAGGAGATTTGTTTACTTTTGTATAGTTTTGTAGAGTACTCTGATTTATACTTTGTAAATTATACAGTTTTAGGGCAGGATGTACTTTGTACTTGTGATGTGATCTTCAGCTGATCTGCACTCAGTCTTAAAGATTGAGATTCATTTCTCAGCTGaaccttcttcccctctcccctcctcctACTTCGGAGTACATTCAATTTTATTGCAAGATGACTTCACCACAATCCTACAAAGCCAGCTTGTCTACACAAACACAAAGTAGAAGTATTTTCCCATCGAACCTAGACGATGCTCAAACACCGCTACTGCGCTCTTGGTCGCAGGAACAGGACGATAAATCCACATCGCGCTGGACGCTatggaagaaaaagggacaCAATTTCTGGCTCCAAAGTAAAGGCATGATCCTAGTACTGTTGTCGCAGTTCTTTGGCGCCAGCATGAACGTTATGACGCAGTATCTCGAGATTGACGGAGAGCGCGGTGCTGGAATGGATCCTTTTCAGGTATTGCCCACTGCTATAAATGACCTTAGCCCGGCTAACGAGTTAGATCCTCTTCGCCCGTATGTCTATCACAGTCATCGCCAGTTACCTCTACATGTGGTACGCGCAAGTCCCCGACCCGCTAGGCCGTCGACCGGTCATCGGCCTACTAACGCTACGAGCCGTGGGCGGTTTCTTCGGAGTCTTTGGACTATACTACTCAGTCAAATATCTACCTCTCTCCGAAGCGACCGTCCTAACCTTTCTGGCGCCGATCCTGAGTTGCTACGCGACCTCACACTTTGTGCCCCACGAGACATTTACCTGGAAACAGCAGCTAGCAGGCGTAGTATCGCTAGGCGGAGTCGTTCTCATCGCGCGACCGTTTTCCTTCATGAACGCACCCTCAGATGGCCCCTCAGACAAAGACGGCGCGCAAGCCGACGAACTGCACCATCTCCTTGCAATCCTCATGGCACTAGTCGGCGTGCTCGGCGCCGCCTGCGCATACACCACAATCCGCATGATCGGCAAACGCTCCCACCCGCTCGTCTCTGTCACTTACTTCTCCGTCTACTCAACGCTGATCTCCTGCATCGGCATGGCTGTCCTGCCCTCCGTCGACTTCAAGCTGCCCTCGACGAGCATCGAGTGGACGTTGCTGGTTGCGCTGGGGATTTGCGGATTTCTGTTGCAGTTCCTGCTGACTGCGGGGTTGGCGTATGTTCCGCCGGGACAGGCAGCTGGGTCAGGGAATCGCGCGACGTCGATGGTGTATACGCAGATGCTGTTTGCGTTGTTTTACGATAAGGTGATTTGGGGGAATACGCTATCGGCGATGAGCTGGGCGGGGTCCGGGTTGATTCTGGTGAGTGCGATTTATGTGGCTATGGCGAGGGAGCCGCATGATGATGCGAGCGCTCAGCCGGAGGTGCAGCATGCAGATGAGAGGAATGAGGGGAGAGAGGGTCCTAGCATTTAGGTGGATTTCGACAGATTGACTTGGCGGACACAGGTCACGACTGATGATCCTAAATCCAGCACAGAATAAGTATACAGTGCTGTTCTATATGCACAGAATGTACCAAATTAGATAGATATTTAAAAGGAGAGACAGCAATATCACATGACCGTAACGATATATACCCCACAGAGCGGAGCCTTCCGAGGGGTCCAGGTTGATTGGCGCCGGCGGAAGGTATCCGGGCCAATAAGTTCAGACTACGGAGTGCCTTGTATTACAGTAGTGCAAGTTAACTGATTAAACATTACCGATAACGCCATATATTATCATATCCCAACAATCTTCTATGATATACCCCAGACCTTCAAAAAACAAGCAATTCAACAAATACAGTACATGCCATGGTAATAGCCGCGGATGCATAAATGCAGCCtatttcccttcttttttgttttagTGTATATTCTCTCCCCGTAAACAACCAACATCACTCGTCAATTCATTTATGAGCTGACTTGCGTTGTGTTGGCATGCGTGTTTGCATGAGTTTCTGATTGTCGGCGGCGAGCATCATGATCAGACTCGTGCTCTTCCTCGCTCGTTGGTGACTGAGGTCGACTAGGCTGTTCCATCAGCGAGCGACGAGTGCGCATCATCTAGACACAGTATTAGCATTTTGCCCTCTGTAGCAACATTATGGAAACATACCCACGCTCTAACACCCCCTACCAATCCCAGACTATAGCCCGTTGCGAAATCTTCGTTACGTCCGTTACCCATTGGGCTCTCTGGACGACTGATCGATTCCACTCGCGACAGATGAGTCTTAGGGCCATTTCCCGTTGGGCTGGTGACACCGCGCGAACCCAGGTCGAGGCTGTTTCTCGCACTAGGAGCCGGACTACCGGGCCGACTGTTCTGCCAAAATTGACGCAATTCACGACTGAGTTCCTGACCTGTCGAGGCCCAGTTGTATCGGATGTTGTCGCGGATTTCAGACACATGGCGCTTGACTTCCAATTCGTTCTTCTTGAGCCACGACACGTTCAACTCTTGTCTCGAGGCACCGCGCTTGAATTGGCGAGAGATGTACTGATCGTAGTCACGGACAATTCTAAACCGAGTCAGAACCCCGCCAAATCAGACCCTTCGGGAAAGGAAACATACCTAGTAATAATGCCTGTCGTGCTAACACCCTCCGTCCTCTGAGTAACCAAGAACTTCCCTTGCGCCTTGATCGGAGCATAAATGTCATCACCCTCAGCTGCACCGTACGGAATATCGTCATGTGCCACATAATCAATCTGATGTTCATCGATGAATTCCGGGGTCACGACCCATGGACAGTTGGGGACCACTTCATCCACCCATTTACAGTGACGAATGGTTTCCGCCCGTTCCGCACCGCTCAAAACCGTCAACCCCTTCCGATCATGTGTCTCCCTATCACCCGTAACCCCGACGAGGAGATAAACGTCCGGGAATGCTTTTTTGGCCTGTTCAAGTTGTCGCATGTGACTGAACAATTAGTAACGGATAAAAGCCAGCgatggagaaagagaacacACCCCATGTGAAACAAATCAAAAACACCGTCTGCATACACCCGGACCGGCCGTCCAACCGGGGGCGGGTTTGTCGAATATCCAACCGGATCCATCAATCCAGCCTTCTCCGGTGGCTTCAATGCCTCCCTCTTCGACTCTGGTGTCCTTTCATCATTCTCAATGTCGCTGCTCGGGGTCGTCGTCTCGGACGGCTCGCCAGGATCTTGGCTCGATTTCGCGTCAGTCGCGCCATTGGAGACGGACGATGTGCGGGCCCGCTTGGCTGCGGGCACAGCACCACCGGTCGCGGCAGGTGCGGACGTTTTCGGTTGCTGTTGCCTGCCGGGCGATGGAATTGCGGAACCGGTGGACTCATCACCGCCGTCTTCACCGGAGGCATCGCGTGACGAGGGCTGCAGGAAATCCGGCTTGGGGACTTGCACGGACAAGGTCTGGGACGCGCTGCGCTTGCGTTTGCCTGAGGCAGAAATCGGAGACGACATGGTGGCCTGACTCGTCGAGAATTGTGGATGGGAATTACAAAATTATATAGGATCAAATGACGGAAAAGGGAAATAAATACCAAACAATAGAATAAGAAacgaaggaaagaaaggaaaaggaaaacgaCAGAGATGGGAAAACGCAATGGGGAATcggggggaagaagagaggttGTTGAGAGGACGGACGAGGAAAATGGCCGATGGATGACGATGGCCGCCTGACGGCCTTAGGCCTAACTTTAAGGGGGAACATTACCGTTGATGGTACGGAGTAATACTCCGCTAGTTTTAGGGTTCCTGGCCCGTGTATCAAGCCTTACCTTTTCTCTGTATTTTCCCACTACTACCGGGTACACTATGTAAATACCGCTCTCCATATAATTCGCCCTCCATGACTCTATTTCTCCAGTATTTGACGCGAAGACGCACGTTTAGAAATTTCTCAGAGTGTATCGTACCATACATTACGGTAATGCGGGATTTGCATACACGTGACTCCCCAGGTGGAGTCGGCGGGGCGATCTCACCATAGGCACGTCTTACCGCTTTGAGAAGTACCCTGAATCACGGGATCAGCCGGGGATGCAACCATCATCGCTCGTCATCGAAGAGTAGTTGCATGCCCTAAGTACATTGGCACATCCTGTAGGGAGGAAATGAATAGTTTAAATCAACGTTTTCTGCGGTATCTTGTATCAAAGCATAAACCCACAAGGCGCACTCCTGTCGCGTCGAGGCCCACCGCTCGCGGTTGGGTTCCCTCGTTATCTTATATGGTAAACCCTATGATCCCATGATCTCCAGCAATAGCAGAGAAACAAAGCAGAAGACGTGGAAATGGGACcagaatgaaaagaaaatggAATAAAACTCCTCACCGTTCCGCCGCATCACTATCACAATAAAGAACAGATAAGGGGATACATAACGTTGAAGGTAAAATGACGAGGGGaataaagagagaaaagaggacaGGTCGTAAAATCACAATGTATCGTTGTCAAAAGccaaaagggaaaagaggGCGGTCAGTCAATCACACTACGAGGACTTTTTCTCTGCCCCGCTGGTATTGTTCGCCGTCGTGGAAGCAGGAGATTCCGATATATTGGCCGAACCACTTTCATTCTTCGCTTGGGGCCCAGGGGTATCTTCGCGGTCGTTCCGGGTGGTATCAGGGGATTCACTTTGCGCCTGCCCGGTGGTCGAGGGCTCGTCCTGATCTTCCTCGGCTTGCTCAAACAGCTCCTCACTTTGATCGGGAATCACTTCAGTTCCATCTCCAAGGACAATGATACGGCCCGAGCGGAGACCACTGAACCCACGGGATCGTTCCAGGTCCATGTCATAGTCGTCCGGGTTTGCCACGAATCGATTCCGATTGCGAGGGCCACGGAATTCAGCTGTCGCCCCGTCAGTCAGTAGGGATGGGAGGCCGTGGGTTCCTCGAGAGACTTGCCGTACTCGGGCGGCGCACAAGGGCCGTCCCCATTCGCAACCCGCTCTGCAATCTGGTTATACCACTCGTCCTTGGTCCTGCCGTTCAAGAGGCCGACGATCACCATGGTCATGTTGTCACATCCGACACCACCAGTTTCGCTGTTCGACGCGAGACAGTTGTCCATCATGTTCTCACAGATGCGATGGAGATCCTGCTTGGCGGCAATACCTCTCCGGACAAATTCGATGACTTGTTGAGAAGACTGACAATCCCAGATACCTATATGTCCAGACGGATGGGTTAGATGAATGGGGACGAAAGTAGAGGGAGAGGATCGAAAGTCCAAGATAGAAGTTACGCACCATCGCATGCAATCACGAGGAACTCATCGTCGTCGCTGAGTTCGTGAACGGTCACATCGGGGTAAGCGGTCACGATTTGCTGTTCCGGCGACAATTCGGCGCTCTTCTTAAACTCAAAGTCACCAATGGCCCGAGACAAGGCCAGGTTGCCGTTCACACGGCCAAAGTCGACGAAGCCACCTGCAGCGCTGATACGAGCCTTCTCGCCTAAAATTGAAGAACAGATCAGaaatggaaagaagaagagatcGGAATAGCAGCCACGAACCTTCGTTCTGTGGCTTGTGGTCAAACGAGAGGGGCTTTGCACGGCCCTTGACACCCAACACCGAGCGCGAATCACCTGCGTTGCCCTATGCCGAGTCTTCTGTCAGAACCTCTCCCATCAATCGAGCCGCCAGGCGTGAGGTAAAACATACCACCCAGATCTTATGCTTCGAGATGACGCTAACTGCCGCTGTGCAGCCAGATACTTCTTCCTCGTACTTCGGGTCTAACGGAGTTAGCCGTGATGCAGAGGTAGAAAGGAATGAGGGTGTTGTAGATAAGAAGAACGCAACGGATCGTCAACCTTTCCAAACAACAGCCGAGGGACACACGTACCTTCCAAGATCGCCCGATCCGTGGCCAAAAAGCCGTCCTTCAGCGCTTGTTCGATATCGCCTTTCGCGAACGAGTCCTGCTTCGAGACAATCTTGTGGACGTTTTCCCCagcaaacaatgccacctTGTCTCCACCATGACCATCATATACACCGAAGAAGGCCAGTCGTTTGGCGGGATCGGTCGGTTTGTCGGTATTCTCTGTGTATTTTGCCTGGAGGTCTAGCACGGCAGCGTGGGCGTCCTCCATGCTGATTCGCCAGCCCTGCATGGCCGAGACACCGTAGATACAGCATTCATCCTGACCCTCGGAGGAAGTCTAGACGGGACCCGCTGTTAGCGATAATTTCAGGGGTGATTTCAAAGGGAACAGCATAACAATAGAGGTCGCCCCCTATTCCCTTTGCATATTCTCTTATTTCCCACAACAGGAATGGGGATAGGGGGGAAAGAGAAGGACCCTTGTGGGTGTGCGAAGCGAGAGCGAGTTGCgggtgaaaaaaaaaaggcacgAGGGAAGACAGTTTGAATTTTTCTCTCCGAAATAAACCAAACCGGATTAAAGGGAAAAGAGCGTAAAACAGCAGAAAACAATCAGATACACGAGTGATGCCGGCCCAACAACAGATTTTGGGGATACCGCGTGCAAAATTGCATCAGACCAATTGCAATGTGGGGTGACACCCAGaccgagaaaaaaaaagaaagaaaaatgaGATTCGCGAAGaaataaaacaaaaaagaacaCACCTTCTCAACCACTGGCTCTGAAAGAGTCTGGCCCATGATTTAATTCTCGCTCGAGATTTGTTTTTAATGCGCTGGAGAGTAGGGGAAAGGGAGGAGAGGACCGGAAGAGGAACTTGTTGAAGCCAGACCAGTCAGAGGGACATGCACCGCCCGATAGAGAACGAGAGCAACAATTAAACGATAAACGCGGAGGCAGTGGCAATGTCGAGTTAACTAAAAGAAGTTGAGGTTGAAAGTAAAGTGATTCTGGTAGAGAGCTCgaggggagaagaggaggaagaagcgaAGTTGGCaaagtgagaagaagagcagatGATGGGGGAGCGGAGCGGCGTGCGGGAAGAACCAGATGACTCCAATCTGGGCTCAGAATGATAAAAGAAGAGATAAAAGAGGGTAAAAGAGGTAGACAGAATCTGTTGgatgtcttctttttcttattattattctctCTGACTCTTATTATCACCGCTGGTTGTTCTCTGTTGTTTTTTCTTAGTCTGCTGATGATGACGAAATTTGCTAACATAGAAAATATGACCGAAAACAGACACCAATTGACTCGCCAAAAATAATAGATATCGCGGTTTATAACGTGGATTGAGTACTTTATCTATTCAATGCACTTACTTTCCCCCTCCCTATGGGACACTTTCTTATTCTAGGCTGTCATTCCCTGCGTTGAACATCAGTGAGGGGTGCTACTGGCGGGCTCCAAGAGGATGTAGCCTGAATGCAGTAAGATATCAAGTGCTCAAAGGAGCAGATGGGATCAacggagaaaaagaaatcaagCATACACATCTCTGTCTATTACTGTGTTCTAATTCCTAAGATTGCTCCTCTACTCTCATCTACCCCGAAGATGTTCGACTGTCAATCCCTCGGGGCCACACACTGCCCCGAGCGGCGGTGGGATGGATGATTATCTTATCTGTACTTTAGGCATTAGTATCGCTAACTCTTAAGTATCTACAGGTGTGGCTACAAGTATGCTTCTGAGTATGTGGATGCAACTGTATATTGATCGATTAGAGGGTATTAGATAAGACATCTGGTATACATGTTTTAGGTCACATAAAATACAAATGCAATGCCAACATTAAATAAATAGTATGCAAGACAAATCGCCTGGATATCATGCAAAACgaacagaagagaaagaacaATCACTTTCTACAAAAACGCCCCAAATGAACTTCCTGTCCGGTCACGCGGAAAGTCGTGGCTGTCTTCCATGCTCAATGTCTGCCACGTTTGTTCACTTGACATGCCCCTCGGCTCATTCTCGTTGCCCACCCCTGCTGACCACAGGCTACTCATCCGCCGCCCACGGGGGTCATCCAGCGGCAATGATGGGCTTCTCTGAAATCGACCCCGTGGCAACTCTTCCTCATTCGTGTATGTGCTCATCCGCCGGCAATCGTAGCAGGAAGAAGACAGCCGGTGCAGTGCCGGTGGTCGTTGCTCCCCATAATGACCCCCGCCGTATTGTAATTCACTGTTCACCATGCTATCATGTTCCTCCACATCCTCGAGTCGTCGACCACCTTGAGCCAAGCTTGCTTCTGACATGAAGTGTGGGAGCGGTGAGAGCACGTCACGGTAGTTCTGCGCCAGGCTTGACTGGCTCGGATAGGCTGCCGGTGACGCTTGCATGTACGACATGCGTGATGCAGGTGGTAGGTATGCCGACTGCCGGTTATCATTCGTATAGATCGAGGCGGACCTCGCCATCGAGTACGGACGTTCTTGCAGCGACTGGCGCTGATCGTAGGTGCTGAAGTTTCCGGTTGATTCTGTATCAGCCCGACTAAGGGTGCTCCGCTTTCGTTCTAATGCCCGGAATCCTGAGGACGTTCGTCGGTTGCTCTGCCCCGAGAACATTGGGTTCGTCGAGTTCCTACTCTTCGCGCGAGTGTGGACAAACGCCTCCAGCGAATCAGACTCCGAAATGGTCGAATTCTCTCGCGCTAGCGCGCGCATGCTTGCCCGTCTGGCATACTCGATGCTCTCCCGCGCC
This Aspergillus chevalieri M1 DNA, chromosome 3, nearly complete sequence DNA region includes the following protein-coding sequences:
- the PTC2 gene encoding PP2C family serine/threonine-protein phosphatase (COG:T;~EggNog:ENOG410PGQI;~InterPro:IPR000222,IPR036457,IPR001932,IPR015655;~PFAM:PF00481;~go_function: GO:0004722 - protein serine/threonine phosphatase activity [Evidence IEA];~go_function: GO:0016791 - phosphatase activity [Evidence IEA];~go_function: GO:0043169 - cation binding [Evidence IEA];~go_process: GO:0006470 - protein dephosphorylation [Evidence IEA]) translates to MGQTLSEPVVEKTSSEGQDECCIYGVSAMQGWRISMEDAHAAVLDLQAKYTENTDKPTDPAKRLAFFGVYDGHGGDKVALFAGENVHKIVSKQDSFAKGDIEQALKDGFLATDRAILEDPKYEEEVSGCTAAVSVISKHKIWVGNAGDSRSVLGVKGRAKPLSFDHKPQNEGEKARISAAGGFVDFGRVNGNLALSRAIGDFEFKKSAELSPEQQIVTAYPDVTVHELSDDDEFLVIACDGIWDCQSSQQVIEFVRRGIAAKQDLHRICENMMDNCLASNSETGGVGCDNMTMVIVGLLNGRTKDEWYNQIAERVANGDGPCAPPEYAEFRGPRNRNRFVANPDDYDMDLERSRGFSGLRSGRIIVLGDGTEVIPDQSEELFEQAEEDQDEPSTTGQAQSESPDTTRNDREDTPGPQAKNESGSANISESPASTTANNTSGAEKKSS